The proteins below come from a single Mycobacterium parmense genomic window:
- a CDS encoding CehA/McbA family metallohydrolase — translation MSVAMVAPEAITEQCGGETIEVTFSGRFGFGIDQWAYLPFEVPAGGVRRIRVTTSHDDFAVGGLIRNVLDLGMFGSAGHSLGNAAGFRGWSGGARDGFTISATDATPGYLAGPIEPGLWAVALGPVVLSPWGMTWRARVTLERGGGGAESPVVARWSPPVRGAGWYRGDLHMHTVHSDGERDPGELVADADSAGLDFIVSTDHNTNSANRVWPAHHTAGLLVVPGEEVTTRHGHWLAAGLTPGAWVDWRYAPRDGVFPRFAAEVRGAGGLVVAAHPAAPLPGSFWEFGFDDVDALEVWNGRWNLDDEASLRIWHKLLCEGRRVAAVSGSDSHARSQPVGAPQTVVHARELSTPALVEGLRRGRSYIARSRCVTVELTATCPGALEAAGPGETLMVPDDAPVTVTAMITGGAGTTARLITAAGCAGRAAVRGPARTMVRWEVDAASARFARLEVREARRRPLGAMVAFTNPVWLVAL, via the coding sequence GTGAGCGTCGCGATGGTCGCGCCGGAAGCCATCACCGAGCAGTGTGGCGGCGAGACAATCGAGGTCACGTTTTCGGGGCGGTTCGGGTTCGGGATCGACCAGTGGGCGTACCTGCCCTTCGAGGTGCCGGCGGGCGGCGTGCGGCGGATCCGGGTCACCACCTCGCATGACGACTTTGCGGTCGGCGGGCTCATCCGAAACGTGTTGGACCTCGGGATGTTCGGTTCGGCGGGACACAGTCTGGGCAACGCGGCGGGGTTCCGGGGCTGGTCCGGCGGGGCACGCGACGGCTTCACGATCTCGGCGACCGATGCCACGCCCGGCTACCTCGCCGGCCCGATCGAGCCGGGCCTGTGGGCGGTGGCCCTTGGGCCGGTGGTGCTGAGTCCGTGGGGGATGACGTGGCGGGCACGGGTCACCCTGGAGAGGGGCGGGGGCGGCGCGGAAAGCCCGGTAGTGGCCCGTTGGTCACCACCCGTTCGCGGCGCGGGCTGGTATCGCGGAGACCTGCACATGCACACTGTGCATTCCGACGGCGAGCGGGACCCCGGTGAATTGGTCGCGGACGCGGACTCCGCCGGCCTGGACTTCATCGTCTCCACCGACCACAACACCAATTCCGCGAATCGGGTGTGGCCCGCCCACCACACGGCAGGGCTGCTGGTGGTGCCCGGCGAGGAGGTCACCACCCGGCACGGGCATTGGCTGGCCGCCGGGCTGACGCCGGGGGCGTGGGTCGACTGGCGGTACGCACCGCGCGACGGCGTGTTCCCGCGCTTCGCCGCCGAGGTCCGCGGGGCGGGAGGCCTGGTGGTCGCCGCCCATCCCGCCGCGCCGCTGCCGGGGTCGTTCTGGGAGTTCGGGTTTGACGACGTGGACGCCCTCGAAGTGTGGAACGGCCGGTGGAACCTCGACGACGAAGCGTCGCTTCGTATCTGGCACAAGCTGCTCTGCGAGGGCCGGCGCGTCGCGGCGGTGAGCGGCAGCGACTCCCACGCCCGCTCGCAGCCGGTCGGTGCACCGCAGACCGTGGTGCATGCGCGCGAGCTGTCGACGCCGGCGCTCGTCGAGGGGCTGCGCCGCGGCCGCTCCTACATCGCCCGGTCGCGTTGCGTGACAGTGGAACTCACCGCGACCTGTCCTGGCGCACTTGAGGCGGCCGGGCCGGGGGAGACGCTGATGGTGCCCGACGATGCTCCGGTGACGGTGACCGCGATGATCACCGGCGGCGCCGGTACCACCGCCCGCCTCATCACCGCGGCGGGCTGCGCGGGACGTGCCGCGGTGCGCGGGCCGGCGCGGACCATGGTGCGCTGGGAGGTCGACGCCGCGTCGGCGCGCTTCGCTCGACTGGAGGTGCGCGAGGCGCGGCGGCGGCCGCTCGGCGCGATGGTGGCGTTCACGAATCCGGTGTGGCTGGTCGCGCTGTGA
- a CDS encoding cytochrome P450 has translation MTTRPGVSADAIVDFDHHCDDYNLNELAKNAELRAKCPVAWNERYGGFWFLASYDAVSRAARDGDTFAHKYEPNAGDGIDYQGEMGVPRPEGQPALGIGEIDGPYHLALRHALAPFFSPGAVQKLKPFMEERAHHFLDQKIADGHMDLVLDYASPVPAILTMKLMGLPLDNWHRYADLFHSVMAIPQDSPKYVDAIAQVPAMMHEVLAFATARRADAKDDLTSFLIRFEFDGQRLTDEQLLNILWNLIAGGVDTTTSQTALTLLHLGTHPELRQQLIDHPELYRTATDEFLRYFSVNQTLSRTVTKDVELNGQHLRKNDKVVISWLSANHDEKEFANADEVILDRAPNRHLAFGLGPHRCIGSHLARLMSEVMVRAVLDRIPDYRVDVDNVHQYLGNPSMTGLGTLPVTFSPGTGSG, from the coding sequence ATGACAACCCGTCCCGGCGTCAGCGCCGACGCGATCGTCGACTTCGACCACCACTGCGACGACTACAACCTCAACGAGCTGGCCAAGAACGCCGAGCTCAGAGCAAAGTGCCCCGTCGCCTGGAACGAGCGCTACGGCGGATTCTGGTTCCTCGCCAGCTACGACGCGGTCAGCCGGGCCGCTCGCGACGGCGACACCTTCGCCCACAAGTACGAGCCCAACGCCGGCGACGGCATCGACTATCAGGGCGAGATGGGCGTCCCGCGCCCGGAAGGCCAGCCGGCGCTGGGCATCGGCGAGATCGACGGCCCCTACCACCTGGCCCTACGGCACGCGCTCGCGCCGTTCTTCTCCCCCGGCGCCGTCCAAAAGCTCAAGCCGTTCATGGAAGAACGGGCACACCATTTCCTCGACCAGAAGATCGCCGACGGGCACATGGACCTGGTGCTCGACTACGCCAGCCCCGTCCCGGCCATCCTCACCATGAAGCTGATGGGCCTTCCTCTCGACAACTGGCACCGCTACGCCGACCTCTTCCACTCCGTCATGGCCATCCCCCAAGACAGCCCGAAGTACGTCGACGCCATCGCCCAGGTCCCCGCCATGATGCATGAGGTGCTCGCGTTCGCGACGGCCCGACGCGCGGACGCAAAGGACGACCTGACGAGCTTCCTCATCCGGTTCGAGTTCGACGGCCAGCGCCTCACCGACGAGCAGCTGCTGAACATCCTCTGGAACCTCATCGCCGGCGGCGTCGACACCACCACGTCGCAGACCGCGCTGACCCTGCTGCACCTGGGCACCCACCCGGAGCTACGCCAACAGCTCATCGACCACCCGGAGCTCTACCGGACCGCCACCGACGAATTCCTGCGCTACTTCTCGGTCAACCAGACCCTGAGCCGCACCGTGACGAAAGACGTCGAGCTCAACGGCCAGCACCTCCGCAAGAACGACAAGGTCGTCATCAGCTGGCTGTCGGCCAACCACGACGAGAAGGAATTCGCAAACGCCGACGAGGTCATCCTGGACCGAGCGCCCAACCGCCACCTCGCATTTGGGCTGGGACCGCACCGCTGCATCGGCTCGCACCTGGCGCGCCTGATGTCCGAGGTGATGGTCAGGGCGGTGCTCGACCGCATCCCCGACTATCGGGTCGACGTCGACAACGTCCACCAATACCTGGGCAACCCGAGCATGACCGGGCTCGGCACGCTGCCGGTCACGTTCAGCCCGGGGACGGGGAGCGGCTAG
- a CDS encoding VOC family protein yields MSSHRTTFNHVGLCVSDRERSRRFYESVLAFQFWWDLDPPDGPTAQLVQLPEPLGVHATYLVRDGFVLELMDYAKREVHAGSERVMDQIGLTHISFSVSDLAGALEKVAEFGGAVVDGTVTEAMAMIRDPDGQLLELLSDGWLSALPPRP; encoded by the coding sequence ATGAGCAGTCATCGGACGACGTTCAACCATGTCGGATTGTGTGTCTCCGATCGCGAGCGGTCCCGGCGGTTCTACGAGTCGGTGCTTGCCTTTCAGTTCTGGTGGGATCTCGATCCGCCCGATGGCCCTACCGCCCAGCTGGTGCAGCTTCCCGAGCCGCTCGGCGTGCACGCGACCTACCTGGTTCGCGACGGCTTCGTGCTCGAACTCATGGACTACGCGAAGCGTGAGGTTCACGCCGGGTCGGAGCGCGTCATGGATCAGATTGGGCTGACGCACATTTCGTTCTCTGTGTCCGACCTTGCCGGGGCGTTGGAGAAGGTCGCGGAGTTCGGGGGAGCGGTCGTCGACGGGACGGTCACGGAGGCGATGGCGATGATCCGTGATCCGGATGGGCAGCTGCTGGAGTTACTTTCGGACGGGTGGCTGTCGGCGTTGCCGCCGCGGCCGTAG
- a CDS encoding arylsulfatase, which translates to MSDKPNVLIIWGDDIGQSNLSCYSNGLMGYRTPNIDRVATEGVLFTDYYAEQSCTAGRAAFITGQNPYRTGLTKVGLPGAELGLQPQDPTIATALKAQGYATGQFGKNHLGDRDEHLPTMHGFDEFFGNLYHLNAEEEPELPDYPKDPEFRKKFGPRGVLHTWVNGDGTQRVEDTGPLTKKRMETCDDEFRNAAVDFIKRQHQAGIPFFVWFNTTHMHFRTHTEPGSVGRAGRWQSRYHDTMLDHDDTVGSMLDLLDELGIAENTIVMYSTDNGPHMNSWPDAGMTPFRNEKNSNWEGAYRVPALVRWPGHIPAGSVRNGIVSHADWFVTLLSVAGVPDIAERLRAGTELNGTAYKVHLDGYDQLPYITGQTDESPRTHFFYVSDDGDLTALRFDNWKFVFLEQRCVGTMQIWAEPYVELRVPKLFNLRTDPYERADITSNTYYDWMVDHIFLFVPAQAYVAKMLETLVEFPQRQKSASFSMDQVMAKLRDATTRSS; encoded by the coding sequence ATGAGCGATAAACCGAACGTCCTGATCATCTGGGGTGACGACATCGGGCAGAGCAACCTCAGCTGCTACAGCAACGGGCTGATGGGGTACCGCACCCCGAATATCGACCGTGTGGCCACCGAAGGGGTGCTGTTCACCGACTATTACGCCGAGCAGAGTTGCACCGCCGGGCGGGCGGCGTTCATCACCGGCCAGAACCCGTACCGCACCGGCCTGACCAAGGTCGGCCTGCCGGGGGCGGAGCTGGGCCTGCAGCCGCAGGACCCCACGATCGCGACGGCGCTCAAGGCGCAGGGCTACGCAACGGGCCAGTTCGGCAAGAACCACCTGGGCGACCGCGACGAGCACCTGCCCACGATGCACGGCTTCGACGAGTTCTTCGGCAACCTGTATCACCTCAACGCCGAAGAAGAACCCGAGCTGCCCGACTATCCCAAGGATCCCGAGTTCCGCAAGAAGTTCGGGCCCCGCGGGGTGCTGCACACCTGGGTCAACGGCGACGGCACCCAGCGCGTCGAGGACACCGGCCCGCTCACCAAGAAGCGGATGGAAACCTGCGACGACGAATTCCGCAACGCCGCAGTCGATTTCATCAAGCGCCAGCACCAGGCCGGCATCCCGTTCTTCGTGTGGTTCAACACCACGCACATGCACTTCCGCACCCACACCGAGCCCGGGAGCGTGGGCCGCGCGGGCCGCTGGCAGTCGCGCTACCACGACACGATGCTGGACCACGACGACACCGTCGGCAGCATGCTGGACCTGCTCGACGAGCTGGGCATCGCCGAGAACACGATCGTCATGTACTCCACCGACAACGGCCCGCACATGAACAGCTGGCCCGACGCCGGCATGACCCCGTTCCGCAACGAGAAGAACTCCAACTGGGAGGGTGCCTACCGCGTCCCGGCGCTGGTGCGCTGGCCTGGGCACATCCCGGCCGGCTCGGTGCGCAACGGCATTGTCAGCCACGCCGATTGGTTCGTCACACTGCTCTCGGTGGCGGGTGTGCCCGACATCGCCGAGCGGCTGCGCGCGGGCACCGAGCTCAACGGCACCGCCTACAAGGTGCACCTCGACGGCTACGACCAGTTGCCCTACATCACCGGCCAGACCGATGAGAGCCCGCGCACCCACTTCTTCTACGTCTCCGACGACGGCGACCTCACCGCGCTGCGGTTCGACAACTGGAAGTTCGTCTTCCTCGAGCAGCGCTGCGTGGGCACCATGCAGATCTGGGCGGAGCCCTACGTCGAACTGCGCGTGCCCAAGCTGTTCAACCTGCGCACCGATCCCTACGAGCGGGCCGATATCACGTCGAACACCTACTACGACTGGATGGTGGACCACATCTTCCTGTTCGTCCCCGCCCAGGCGTACGTCGCCAAGATGCTGGAGACGTTGGTCGAGTTCCCGCAGCGACAGAAATCCGCGAGCTTCAGCATGGACCAGGTGATGGCCAAGTTGCGGGATGCCACCACCCGCAGCAGCTGA
- a CDS encoding SMP-30/gluconolactonase/LRE family protein, translating to MENALSSGRPDVTELHAVGRGVDRPEHVVVAGDGRVFASDKASAVAELVDENTVRRIGRAGGEPNGIAIDRDGHFLIANWGLGVLQDLDPQTGAITTILSGQLEGRPLRWLNFVLVDSVGALWCSVSTTADDLLDTIARGTADGFIFRVAPDRRSAHVVADAVSFPNCMALDRDEDYLYVVRTVAADVLRFPTRGETLGPPARFGPPLGDRRPDEFGPGCGQLLADPQVGRRWGMADGCAFDAEGNLWVTLVVANRIVAISPDGLAQTVLEDPDGTLLSAPTSIAWGGPDMRDVYIGSIATPHVLKGRSSVPGLPLVHQR from the coding sequence ATGGAGAACGCGCTTTCCTCCGGGCGTCCCGACGTCACCGAGTTGCACGCCGTGGGCCGCGGCGTGGACCGCCCGGAGCACGTGGTGGTGGCCGGCGACGGTCGGGTGTTCGCCTCCGACAAGGCCTCGGCCGTCGCGGAGCTGGTCGACGAGAACACGGTTCGGCGCATCGGGCGTGCGGGCGGCGAGCCGAACGGCATCGCGATCGACCGCGACGGCCACTTTCTGATCGCCAATTGGGGCTTGGGTGTGCTGCAGGACCTCGACCCGCAGACCGGCGCTATCACGACGATATTGAGCGGACAACTCGAGGGGCGGCCGCTGCGGTGGTTGAACTTCGTCCTGGTTGATTCCGTTGGAGCGCTGTGGTGTTCGGTGAGCACGACGGCGGATGATCTCCTCGATACCATCGCGCGCGGCACCGCCGACGGGTTCATCTTTCGGGTCGCACCGGATCGCCGATCGGCGCACGTGGTGGCCGATGCGGTGAGCTTCCCCAATTGCATGGCACTGGACCGCGACGAGGACTATCTTTACGTGGTTCGCACGGTGGCCGCCGACGTGCTGCGGTTTCCGACTCGAGGCGAAACACTCGGGCCGCCAGCGCGATTCGGCCCGCCGCTGGGCGATCGGCGCCCCGACGAGTTCGGCCCCGGCTGCGGCCAATTGCTGGCCGACCCGCAGGTGGGCCGCCGGTGGGGGATGGCCGACGGGTGCGCGTTCGACGCCGAGGGGAACCTCTGGGTCACACTCGTTGTGGCGAACAGGATCGTGGCGATCAGCCCGGACGGCCTAGCGCAAACGGTGCTCGAGGACCCCGACGGCACGCTGCTAAGCGCCCCGACCAGCATCGCCTGGGGCGGGCCGGACATGCGCGATGTCTACATCGGCTCGATCGCCACCCCGCACGTGCTCAAGGGCAGAAGCTCGGTGCCGGGCCTGCCGCTGGTCCACCAGCGCTAG
- a CDS encoding SDR family NAD(P)-dependent oxidoreductase: MIDLGLSGKRAVVSGAGYIPERAGHGWYTSLALAEAGAAVACIDIDEQRAEHIAGEITGRGGQAVPIVADMTDPVQVGRAIDDAVAALGGVDVCVDIVGGATWSKVEDFSTQLWDAAIQYNLTQVFYLFQAVGRQMIAQRSGGSLVAIASVDGIAAATYHAAYGAAKAGVISLVKTCADELGRYGIRANAVAPGNVGSGNEDQPPNAYAVNGINPLAAPRAHDIANAALFLSSELAARITGQTLVVDGGATSRQLWGLPESMIPPDPEAALPDFMRPGPSAG, from the coding sequence GTGATCGATTTGGGGCTGTCCGGCAAGCGCGCGGTGGTGTCGGGTGCGGGCTACATCCCGGAGCGCGCGGGGCACGGCTGGTACACGTCGCTGGCCCTCGCCGAGGCGGGCGCCGCGGTGGCCTGCATCGACATCGACGAGCAGCGCGCGGAGCACATCGCCGGCGAGATCACCGGCCGGGGAGGTCAGGCCGTCCCCATCGTCGCCGACATGACCGACCCCGTGCAGGTCGGTCGGGCGATCGACGACGCCGTCGCGGCCCTGGGTGGTGTCGATGTCTGCGTCGACATCGTCGGCGGGGCCACCTGGTCGAAGGTCGAGGACTTCAGCACCCAATTGTGGGACGCGGCGATCCAGTACAACCTGACCCAGGTCTTCTATCTCTTTCAGGCCGTGGGGCGGCAGATGATCGCCCAGCGCAGCGGCGGGTCGTTGGTGGCGATCGCCTCGGTCGACGGCATCGCGGCGGCGACCTACCACGCCGCCTACGGCGCCGCCAAGGCCGGCGTCATCTCGCTGGTCAAGACCTGCGCCGACGAGCTGGGCCGCTACGGCATTCGCGCCAACGCCGTCGCGCCGGGCAACGTGGGCTCCGGCAACGAGGACCAGCCGCCAAACGCTTACGCCGTCAACGGAATCAACCCGCTGGCCGCCCCCCGCGCCCACGACATCGCCAACGCCGCGTTGTTCCTGTCCTCCGAACTGGCCGCGCGCATCACCGGCCAGACGCTCGTCGTCGACGGCGGCGCCACCAGTCGGCAGCTGTGGGGCCTGCCCGAATCGATGATCCCGCCGGATCCCGAGGCGGCGCTGCCGGACTTCATGAGACCCGGGCCTTCGGCCGGCTAG
- a CDS encoding phosphate/phosphite/phosphonate ABC transporter substrate-binding protein, translating to MKLTIGCFRYETTAALFDASVTVDGADVEMRTARTIPEIFERMMRGHEFDVAELGLTFYLRTFGADSPFIAIPVFPNRVFRHSCIFVNAHSGIKKPGDLAGKTIGEFGMYSQDSGVWAKGILMDEYGFRPENNRWVIGGLDSPCTPFDFVPQTHPKRVEVMAAPEGEALGPMLEQGKIHALFSANVPQCVLDESPLVRRLFEDYEPVERDYHRRTGIFPMMHAVVIRRDSPAAEPEVARAVYRAFVAAKEAAAERYRQARRVYEVPSMVPWMNALFDRNLQQFGDDWWPYGLKANRFALGTNLRYQFEQGLVDRRWTPEEIFLPELLDT from the coding sequence GTGAAGCTGACGATTGGCTGCTTTCGCTACGAGACGACGGCGGCGCTGTTCGACGCCAGCGTGACCGTCGACGGCGCCGACGTCGAGATGCGGACCGCGCGTACCATCCCGGAGATCTTCGAGCGCATGATGCGCGGCCACGAGTTCGACGTGGCCGAGCTGGGGCTGACGTTTTACCTGCGCACCTTCGGGGCGGACTCGCCGTTCATCGCGATACCGGTGTTCCCCAACCGAGTTTTCCGCCACTCGTGCATCTTCGTCAACGCCCACAGCGGGATCAAGAAGCCGGGCGACCTGGCCGGTAAGACCATCGGCGAGTTCGGCATGTACAGCCAGGACTCGGGCGTGTGGGCCAAAGGAATCCTGATGGACGAGTATGGGTTTCGCCCCGAGAACAATCGGTGGGTCATCGGCGGCCTCGACTCCCCTTGTACCCCATTCGATTTCGTCCCGCAGACGCATCCTAAAAGGGTCGAGGTGATGGCGGCGCCCGAGGGCGAGGCGCTGGGACCCATGCTGGAGCAGGGCAAGATTCACGCGCTCTTCTCCGCCAACGTGCCGCAGTGCGTGCTGGACGAATCGCCGTTGGTGCGCAGACTGTTCGAAGACTACGAGCCCGTCGAACGCGACTACCACCGGCGGACCGGGATCTTCCCGATGATGCACGCCGTGGTGATCCGACGCGATTCGCCGGCGGCCGAACCGGAGGTGGCCCGCGCGGTCTACCGCGCGTTCGTGGCGGCGAAGGAGGCCGCCGCCGAGCGCTACCGGCAGGCGCGGCGGGTGTACGAAGTCCCCAGCATGGTGCCGTGGATGAACGCGCTCTTCGACCGCAACCTGCAGCAGTTCGGCGACGACTGGTGGCCCTACGGGCTCAAGGCCAATCGCTTTGCGCTCGGCACCAACCTGCGCTACCAGTTCGAGCAGGGGCTGGTCGACCGGCGCTGGACGCCGGAGGAGATCTTCCTGCCGGAGCTGCTGGACACGTGA
- a CDS encoding carboxymuconolactone decarboxylase family protein: MARLPLADANGYTDPAYRLIANAPNVFGGWVAMVDELSASPTFDVRTRELIISRVAELQDCRYPLGRHPLPAELTDTERAALGVVDELCTTHRLTDESFAAARSVFGDEALTELLMIVGCYYGLALVLNAAELEVGAP; the protein is encoded by the coding sequence ATGGCACGCCTTCCGCTCGCCGACGCCAACGGGTACACCGATCCCGCCTACCGGCTGATAGCCAACGCCCCCAACGTCTTTGGCGGGTGGGTGGCGATGGTCGACGAGCTGTCCGCCAGCCCGACGTTCGACGTGCGCACGCGGGAGCTGATCATCTCACGGGTCGCCGAGCTGCAGGACTGCCGGTACCCGCTCGGCCGGCACCCTCTGCCTGCCGAGCTCACCGACACCGAGCGCGCCGCGCTGGGCGTCGTCGACGAACTGTGCACCACACATCGGCTGACCGACGAATCGTTTGCCGCCGCCCGGTCGGTCTTCGGCGACGAGGCGCTGACCGAGCTCCTGATGATCGTCGGCTGCTACTACGGGCTGGCGTTGGTGCTCAACGCGGCCGAGCTCGAAGTGGGCGCCCCATGA
- a CDS encoding carboxymuconolactone decarboxylase family protein, which translates to MTRLPYVRFEDMTEQARELTARRGDLNVYRVLANAGKVFTGWMRAGDAALTSPVLPRRLRELVVLRTAYLMDCAYELGQHRDVARTAGVSVVEIDAVVSESGWESIGFTEVELAVLRLTSELLTTRRVSAAVFGDVRGALGVEATVEVLMVINRYAGLALMLNALAVDLDETARLPMPPG; encoded by the coding sequence ATGACCCGGCTGCCGTACGTTCGTTTCGAGGACATGACCGAGCAGGCCCGCGAATTGACCGCGCGCCGCGGTGATTTGAACGTCTATCGCGTGCTGGCCAACGCCGGGAAGGTGTTCACCGGGTGGATGCGGGCCGGCGATGCCGCCCTGACCAGCCCCGTGTTGCCGCGAAGGCTGCGCGAACTCGTGGTGTTGCGCACCGCGTATCTGATGGACTGCGCCTACGAGCTGGGGCAACACCGGGACGTCGCGCGGACGGCCGGGGTCAGCGTGGTCGAGATCGACGCCGTTGTGTCCGAGTCCGGCTGGGAGTCAATCGGTTTCACCGAGGTGGAGCTCGCGGTGCTGCGCCTGACGAGCGAGCTGCTGACCACGCGTCGGGTCTCGGCCGCGGTGTTCGGGGACGTGCGCGGCGCCCTGGGCGTCGAGGCGACGGTCGAAGTGCTGATGGTGATCAACCGGTATGCCGGGCTGGCGCTGATGCTCAACGCTCTCGCGGTCGACCTCGACGAGACCGCGCGGCTTCCGATGCCGCCGGGCTGA
- a CDS encoding condensation domain-containing protein has product MANEKPATLIRPVDALERVFYRYSERNPTHFVLVAEFDEVLTAHRVRTALAAVQRRHPLLSAHVEDRPGTRLGFYRAAVVAPIDLTVRRGGEWQAAAAEELSLTFEPARAPLMRASLLQGAAGSALLLVFDHAIADGISSVLVLRDLLAVLNGETLAELPARPSQERLIDRTLAAVDPIDLSDMPEDPRMGTPSVIRAFDGALTNVHTVAVAETDTARLAQRCRAERTTVHAALVVAMCRVRAAERGEEFVRVLNPINSRALVGVDADFGLYIQATWTGLEPGDGQPFWNQARAITAHLDVARSARGIRTASLAIGQAMPVNGENSHAEELFGRIRPWEMLVTNLGVQNLGGTGPLRPTAIWAPVVQSQTEGEYVTGITTYEGRLRMVTCGYSVPSTFLKSVVETLVAPVEGPKRDAP; this is encoded by the coding sequence GTGGCTAACGAAAAACCAGCAACCCTGATTCGGCCCGTCGATGCCCTGGAACGGGTTTTCTACCGCTACAGCGAACGCAATCCAACGCATTTCGTTTTGGTGGCCGAGTTCGACGAGGTGCTGACGGCGCACCGGGTGAGGACGGCGTTGGCCGCCGTGCAGCGGCGACATCCGTTGTTGTCAGCACACGTCGAGGACCGGCCGGGGACGCGGCTCGGCTTCTACCGCGCGGCCGTCGTCGCGCCGATCGACCTGACCGTGCGACGCGGCGGAGAGTGGCAAGCCGCCGCCGCCGAGGAGCTCAGCCTGACGTTCGAGCCCGCACGGGCGCCGCTGATGCGCGCCTCGCTGTTGCAGGGGGCCGCGGGCAGCGCGCTGCTGTTGGTCTTCGATCACGCGATCGCCGACGGGATTTCGTCGGTCTTGGTGCTCAGGGACCTGCTGGCCGTGCTCAACGGCGAGACCCTGGCGGAGCTGCCCGCCCGGCCTTCCCAGGAGCGTCTCATCGACCGCACGCTGGCGGCGGTCGACCCGATCGACCTCTCGGACATGCCCGAAGACCCCCGGATGGGCACGCCCAGCGTCATCCGCGCCTTCGACGGCGCCCTGACGAACGTGCACACCGTTGCCGTGGCGGAGACCGACACGGCGAGGTTGGCTCAGCGCTGCCGCGCCGAAAGGACCACGGTGCATGCGGCTCTGGTGGTGGCGATGTGCCGGGTGCGGGCCGCTGAACGCGGCGAGGAATTCGTGCGGGTGCTCAACCCCATCAACTCCCGGGCGCTGGTCGGCGTCGACGCGGACTTCGGTCTCTACATCCAGGCGACCTGGACTGGGCTGGAACCCGGCGACGGGCAGCCGTTTTGGAATCAGGCCCGCGCGATCACCGCCCACCTGGACGTGGCCAGGTCGGCTCGTGGGATCCGCACGGCGTCGCTGGCCATCGGGCAGGCGATGCCGGTCAACGGCGAAAACAGCCACGCTGAAGAGCTTTTCGGCCGCATTCGCCCGTGGGAGATGCTGGTCACCAACCTTGGTGTGCAAAACCTGGGCGGCACCGGCCCGTTGCGCCCGACGGCGATATGGGCCCCGGTGGTGCAAAGCCAGACCGAGGGCGAGTATGTCACCGGGATCACCACGTACGAGGGCAGGCTGAGGATGGTGACGTGCGGCTACAGCGTGCCGAGCACCTTCCTGAAGAGCGTGGTCGAGACCCTGGTGGCCCCGGTCGAGGGGCCAAAGCGCGACGCGCCGTAG
- a CDS encoding Rv3717 family N-acetylmuramoyl-L-alanine amidase: MGDRLDRSRSVSRRDVLRYAWIAPALLGAAAVLDAPRAAAGLAGASVFLDPGHNGVSDASINQPVTNGRGGTKPCNTSGTSTDDGYSEHAFNWAVVALVNDALSQEGVRTQLSRDNDSSVGPCVDQRAEQANAMRPDAIVSIHADGGPPSGSGFHVNYSSPPLNDVQAGPAVQLAHAMRDALVRAGFQPATYIGSDGLYGRDDLAGLNLAQYPAVLVELGNMKNADDAARMESADGRARYAAAVTDGITAFLNAKTS; this comes from the coding sequence GTGGGTGATCGCCTCGACCGGTCGCGATCCGTCTCGCGCCGCGACGTCCTGAGATACGCCTGGATCGCGCCGGCGCTGCTCGGCGCGGCCGCCGTGCTCGACGCCCCGCGCGCGGCCGCCGGGCTGGCCGGCGCGTCGGTCTTCCTCGACCCCGGCCACAACGGCGTCAGCGACGCCTCGATCAACCAGCCGGTGACCAACGGGCGCGGAGGCACCAAGCCCTGCAACACCTCCGGCACCTCGACCGACGACGGGTACTCCGAACACGCCTTCAACTGGGCGGTCGTCGCGCTCGTCAACGACGCGCTGAGCCAGGAGGGCGTGCGGACCCAGCTGTCGCGGGACAACGACAGCTCCGTGGGCCCGTGCGTCGACCAGCGCGCGGAACAGGCGAACGCGATGAGACCCGACGCGATCGTGAGCATCCACGCCGACGGCGGACCGCCGTCGGGCAGCGGGTTCCACGTCAACTACTCGAGCCCGCCGCTGAACGACGTGCAGGCCGGGCCGGCGGTACAGCTGGCGCATGCCATGCGGGACGCGTTGGTGCGGGCCGGTTTTCAGCCGGCCACGTACATCGGGTCCGACGGGCTCTACGGCCGCGACGACCTCGCCGGGCTGAACTTGGCACAGTACCCGGCGGTCCTCGTCGAACTCGGCAACATGAAGAACGCCGACGACGCCGCGCGGATGGAAAGCGCCGACGGCCGGGCCAGGTACGCCGCCGCCGTCACCGACGGGATCACCGCGTTTCTGAACGCCAAGACGAGCTAG